In Ureibacillus thermophilus, the genomic stretch AAGAAATATGAAATTGTTGTAGGTGAGCGCAGATATAGAGCAGCTAAACTAGCAAATTTACAAGAAATTCCCGCAATCATTAAAGAGATGACAGAAGAGCAGATGATGGAACTAGCAATCTTAGAAAATTTACAAAGAGAAGACTTAACGCCGATTGAAGAGGCAGAAGCCTACCAAAATCTAATTGAAAAATTAAATTTTACCCAAGATGATTTAGCTAAACGATTAGGGAAAAGCCGTCCTCATATCACTAACATGATCCGGTTACTGCAATTGCCGGAAGAAGTGCGGCAAATGGTAAATGAGGGACAGCTTTCCATGGGGCATGGAAGAGCTTTGCTCGGTTTAAAAAATAAAAGAAAAATAATTGAAGTTGCAAAAAGAACGGTAAGTCAATCCTTGAATGTCCGCCAGTTGGAGGCATTAATTAAACAATTAAACGAAAATGTTTCACGTGAAACAAAAAAAACGCAGAAAAAAGATATTTTTGTACAAGCAACAGAATCACAATTAAGAGAATTATTTGGAACAAATGTTCAAATAAAGAAAACAAAAAATAAAGGAAAAATTGAGATTGAATTTTATTCAGAAGATGACTTGGAACGCATTTTGGAAATTTTAAAGTTAGATCATGAAGAATTGTAGAAATACGGAATCAAACATCATTTTAGGAATGTTTCCTAACCTAAAATGATGTTTTTTGCTGAAATAGAAGTTTACTCCACATTTATTTAGAAGAAAGAGGACATTTACATGATATTATTTGGAACAGCGGTCAATGCATTATTAATTATGATTGGTTCTATCATTGGGCGGTTTTTAGGAAATATGCCGGAAAAAATGAAAAATACCACTTTATCGATTATCGGTTTAGCTGTTGCGCTGCTTGGCATCCAAATGGGATTAGAATCAAATAATTTCATCATTTTAATTATTAGCTTAGTTGTTGGCGCCGTAATCGGTGAATGGATTGACTTGGATTCATTATTCAATCGGTTTGGAAAATGGGTGGAATCAAAAATCACCAAAAATAAAGAGTCCAATAGCAACATAGCAGAGGGATTTATTACAGCATCCCTCATTTTTGTCATCGGTTCAATGGGCATTATCGGCGCCTTGGACAGCGGTTTAAGAAATGACCATGATGTGCTGATTACAAAAGGAATTATTGACGGTTTTACTTCCATTATTTTGACATCTACATTAGGAATGGGCGTGCTATTATCAGCTTTTCCAGTATTTTTCTATCAAGGATTCATTGCAGTTTTTTCGGGCCTTATAAGCAAATATATACCTGAAGAAGCGTTAAATCTTTTTATTCAAGAAATGACAGCAACGGGCGGCGTTATGATATTAGCCATTGGACTAAATATTGCCGGATTAACCAAAATTCGAGTAGCGAATTTGCTCCCGGGCATTGTGGTCGTTGCGGTCATGATTGCCATACTCTTTCCTTTTCAATAAATGGCGTTGATAAGCAAGGGAAAGAGCGCGGGCAATTTTATGGCTCATTGAATAAGTGATGTGTAAACGGGTATTTTGTAATACAAGCATTTCCAAAAATCCTCCCACGTTGACAACTCCCTTAATGGAAATGTCGCCGATGGGAGGTAATTCTTTATTAACTGCTTTTCCAGGAAATAGTGGTCCCTGTTCGACAATAATTTGACCAATGCTTTTTTGTCTTCCAAGGCAGGCATCTATCGCAACGACAAAGGGCGTAGTAGTCATTTGTTGTAATTCCTCAACGGTAAGTGCTAAATTGATAGCATGAAGAGGATTTTCTAAAGTGCCGATGATTCGAAATGGAAACTGGGAGTTGGATAGAATGCTTCCGGTTAATGGACCTAAAGCATCGCCGGTTGAGCGGTCGGTGCCGATACAACAAAATACTAGATTTTCATGGTCAAAAGGGATATGTTCTAAAAACAAATCGCTTAAACGCCAGACAGCTCCTGCTTCTTCATAATGAATCGTCATTTTTAATGGTTCTTGAGGAGTATTCTGCATACGATTCCCACTTTCTTATATGATTTTGTTATGATGTCTATAATATTTTTTAGAAGTATAACCATTAATTTACTTTTCTATTCTTGAGGTGGAAAAATGGCGGTAGATAATGTAGATAGCATAGAAATTGTAGAAACGGTTCAAAAGGAAACGAAGGATATTGTCAATATTACCCAAATAATTTGGGATTATTTTTCAAGTGAACAGTTTTGGGATTTTGTGATTGTTGCTTCCATAAAAATTACTGCAATTTTAGTTGTTTCTTACCTTGTAGTATTTATAGGAAAACGCATAATTGCGCGATTTTTTAAGCTGCGTATGAAGGCGCCGCTTAATTATTCAGAGAGAAGGCAAAAAACCCTTTTAAAACTGTCCCAAAGCGTGCTGTCTTATATTGTGTACTTTGCGGCCATTATCGGCATTTTATCTTCGCTGAATATTAATGTTGCGGGTTTACTTGCTGGAGCTGGGATTGCAGGTCTAGCCATCGGTTTTGGTGCGCAAAACTTAGTCAAAGACGTGATTACCGGATTTTTCATTATCTTTGAAGACCAATTTGGCGTTGGGGATTATGTGCGAATTAATACGGCAAGCTCTGCAGAGGGGACCGTTACGGAAATCGGGTTAAGAACGACGAAAATAATTGGTATAACGGGGGAAGTTTATATTATTCCGAATGGACAAATTACAGAAGTGGTCAACTATTCTTTAAATAACTCTATAGCCATCATCGATATGCAAGTCGGCATTGAAGCAGATGTTGAAAAAATGGAAAAATTGATAACAGAATATTTAAAAACACTGCCTTCCAAATATGAGGAGTTGGTGGATGTACCGAAATTCGTTGGGGTTCAAAATGTGGCGGGGGCGGAAATGACGATTCGCATTACTGCCGAAACAAAACCTCAACAACATTATGGAATCGCAAGGATTATTCGAAGGGATGTCAAAAAGATCTTAGAGAAAAATGGAATTCCAATGGCATATCCAAAAATGATGATATATGATTCTAGTAGAGCCTTGTCAAGGGGAGATGAGAATGATGGAGACAAAAACATTTAAATTGAATGATATTGTGGAAATGAAAAAACCACATCCATGCGGAACAAATGCTTGGAAAATTATCCGGATGGGTGCAGATATACGAATTAAATGCCAAGGCTGCGGCCACAGTGTATTGCTTCCTCGCCGCGAATTTACAAAAAAAATGAAAAAAGTCATTCAAGAAGCGGAAGAATAATTTTAAAAGAACCTTGTAATAAAGAAGAATCTCCACGGATTTTATCTACAATAGGCGAGAAGACTCCCACTTCAACGAAGCGAAGCGAAGTAAGTGGGAGATGAATCGCCTTAACTATATTTACTGAAAATAATATAGATTCAGTAAAGTATAGTATAATATAGTTAGATGGGAGGTGAAAAAATGTATTTTTGTATCAAACAACAGCTAAATGGTTTGACCAAAGAAGAATACTTGACTCTTAGAGAACTGTGCCGTATTGCCAAGAACATATACAACGTCGGATTGTATAATGTTAGACAATACTATTTTGAACACAAGGAATTTCTTAATTATGAGAAAAACTATCATCTTGCAAAAACGAACGAAAACTATAAGCTGTTGAATAGCAACATGGCACAGCAAATTTTAAAAAAGGTTAATGAAGCTTTTAAATCTTTCTTTGGCTTAGTAAAACTAGCCAAACAAGGCAAATATGACTACAAGGCTATCAGTATCCCAAAATATCTTAAAAAAGATGGTTTTCATTCACTAATCATTGGTCAAATTCGTATAGACGGCAACAAATTCACGATACCGTATTCGAATCTGTATAAAAAGACTCATAAGCCTATCACGATAACGATTCCGCCTATGTTACTTGACAAAAAGATTAAGCAGATTGAAATCATTCCTAAACATCATGCCAGGTTCTTTGAGATTCAGTACAAATATGAAATGCCTGAAGATCAAAGAGAATTAAATGACCAAAAAGCACTGGCGATTGATTTAGGATTAAATAATCTTGCCACTTGTGTCACATCAGACGTGAAACATTACAGCGCAATATGAATCTAGGAAAAAAGACAAATCAAAACTTTGTCAATATTCCTCTCGGTAATATAAAAGAAAAACTAGAGTATCTTTGTGAATTTTACGGCATTGAATTCTTTAAGCAGGAAGAATCATATACGTCCCAAGCCAGCTTTTTTGACGGCGATGAGATTCCTGAATATAATGCCGACAATCCAAAAGAATATAAGTTCAGTGGCAAACGTATTAAGCGAGGTTTGTATCGAACAAAGTCCGGCAAACTAATCAATGCTGATGTAAATGGTGCATTAAACATCTTAAAGAAAAGTAAAGCTGTAGACCTGAGTGTCTTATGCTCTAGCGGCGAAGTGGACACGCCTCAAAGAATAAGGATTGCTTAAAGCAGTCAAACTTCTTTGGAAGCCCCCACTTCAAATTTTCGCTAAAAAATTAAGTGGGGGTAGTTCACTGTGGGGATTCTGCTGTTATTGAAAAGCAGTAATGAATAAACAATAAAAAGAGGCTGGGACAAATCTAAAAAAACATCATTTTCTCCAAGGAGAAAATGATGTTTTTTTGATATGTTATTAAAATTGATTTCCGTTCCGGGGACGCTTTCCGCGGGCCCGGCTCGAGCCTCCTCGGAGCTCATTACTTCGCTCCTCGTGGTCTCGAGAGGGCTCGTCGCAGGAGTCGCCCCGTCACTCCAATCAATTTTTAGTTATATCAATTTTTTATCAAAACTCTTTCAACTGCCCCTTTCATTTTTTGTTTATGTCCCAGCCTCTTTTTCACTTAGTTTTTTGATGAATTTGGGTTTTATGAGATTTCAATAAAATAGATTCTATGTGAAATTATGACTTAATGTGAGTAGAATATAGACAAATTTCTAGTACATCTTGATTGCTATAAGTTCTAATAAAATCACTATGTATTTCTAAAGATTCATTGATATGTTTTGGACCGATTTTAACCAAAATCACTTGTAAGCCTTCACGTCTTGCAAACTTCATTGCAGGAACAAAATCTGAATCTCCTGTGATTAAAATAATTCTGTCAACTAACGACTTACTTGATAACCAAGCTACATCCAAGCCGATTTTTATATCAACACCTTTTTGTTGGAAATCTGGTGTAAAATGATCATCCGTTAAAGTTTCATTGAAATCGTCTTCTAATATTTTCTTTTCTACCCATTTCTATAATTTCCAACCTCTAAACTGTGTTTCCCCAACTCTCACTGCAATTAATTCTTGTTTAGCTAAATCATTCAAAAGATTGGAGAAAAAGATAGCTGTTTCAGAATCTTTAAATTCAATTTCTTCTTTTGAAATAGGTTTTGTGGATTTTTGTTTACTTGGTTCTCCTTGATAAAAAAATATTCGATATATTTCTTCTTCTTCAATAATCAAATTATACAGGAATTTCTTGATGACTGTAGCATCCGGATATTTTGACAATCCTAATGCATCTTTTAAGCGATGCAATAAAAATTGACCGTCAACAATTATGGCAACACTTTTTTTCACATTTTCACCCCTTTGTTTATATAAAAAAAACCCTGCCCATGGTATTGTATTGGAGCAGGGTATCAGTATTATGGTTAAATTAATATTATTCGTATGTCTATAAATATACATAATCTAAATTATTTGTCAACAATTTTTATGAAAATTTTAACAAGTTAGTTCAGAGTTAATTTTTGTATTAATGGAAAGGTTAGTTGCTTTTATTGACTAAGTTAGTAATGAATTTCAATCAAAAAACTCGAACCAGCACGGGTTTATTCAAGGTTTCAAGAACATTCATTGCTTAATTTGCATTTAGAAAATATAATTATTCCTAGTGTAAAAAATAATAGTTATGTTTCATATAAGAAAGGTAGTGAGTCGATGTCACTAACAGCTGGAATTGTCGGTCTGCCAAACGTCGGAAAGTCTACATTATTTAATGCTATTACAAAAGCAGGGGCTCTTGCTGCCAACTATCCGTTTGCAACGATTGATCCAAACGTTGGCGTTGTAGATGTACCAGACCCACGATTAGACAAATTAACAGAGCTTGTAAAACCTCAAAAGAAAGTGCCAACTTCTTTTGAATTTACAGATATTGCGGGAATCGTAAAAGGCGCTTCTAAAGGTGAAGGATTGGGAAATAAATTCCTTTCCCATATTCGCGAAGTGGATGCGATTTGCCAAGTAGTTCGTTGTTTTGAAGATGAAAACATCACCCACGTTGCTGGGAAAGTTGATCCAATCGCCGATATTGAGGTAATTAACTTAGAGTTGATTTTAGCAGACTTAGAATCGGTAGATAAAAGACTTCAAAGAGTAAGCAAAATCGCTAAACAAAAAGATAAAGACGCGGTGGCGGAAGAAGCAGTTTTATTAAAAGTGAAAGAAGCTCTTGAAAGTGAAAAGCCAGCCCGCTCTGTAGAATTAACGGAAGATGAGAAGAAAATCATCAAAGGATTAAATTTATTAACATTAAAACCAATGCTTTATGTGGCCAACGTATCAGAAGAGGATGTGGCCAATGCGGATGAAAATGAATATGTAAAACAAGTCCGCGCTTATGCAGAAGCAGAAGGATCCAAGGTCATCACTGTTTGCGCAAAAATTGAAGAAGAAATTGCCCAACTGGATGATGAAGAAAAGAAAATGTTCCTTGAAGAATTAGGCATTAAGGAATCTGGATTAGACCAACTCATTCGCGCTGCTTATGATTTACTTGGTCTTGCCACATACTTTACGGCTGGTGAAAAAGAAGTCCGCGCTTGGACATTTAAAAAAGGAATGAAAGCTCCGGAATGTGCAGGAATCATCCACTCTGACTTCGAACGCGGCTTCATCCGAGCAGAAACAGTTTCCTTTGAGGATTTAGTTGCGGCTGGTTCCATGCAACAAGCAAAAGAACAAGGTAAAGTCCGTTTAGAAGGAAAAGACTATGTCGTGCAAGACGGCGATATCATGTTATTCCGATTCAATGTATAATGCAATCAATAAAGTGGAATTTACGTCAAGAAGGGAATAATCTCTTCTTCGTAAATTCCACTTTTTTATTGATACACATACAGTTTAGGGAGTAGAGGATCGTCTTTTACAAGGGCATCTTTAGGGAATTTTCGAAGTTCTCTATACATATAAAAATCACCAACCGCGCCCGCTATTAAAAAAGCCCCTAA encodes the following:
- a CDS encoding ParB/RepB/Spo0J family partition protein codes for the protein MAKGLGKGIGALFPSEALESIQKEEHVEKIPLQKLVANPFQPRKKFDDEAIEELAQSIREHGIIQPIVVRKKGKKYEIVVGERRYRAAKLANLQEIPAIIKEMTEEQMMELAILENLQREDLTPIEEAEAYQNLIEKLNFTQDDLAKRLGKSRPHITNMIRLLQLPEEVRQMVNEGQLSMGHGRALLGLKNKRKIIEVAKRTVSQSLNVRQLEALIKQLNENVSRETKKTQKKDIFVQATESQLRELFGTNVQIKKTKNKGKIEIEFYSEDDLERILEILKLDHEEL
- a CDS encoding DUF554 domain-containing protein, whose product is MILFGTAVNALLIMIGSIIGRFLGNMPEKMKNTTLSIIGLAVALLGIQMGLESNNFIILIISLVVGAVIGEWIDLDSLFNRFGKWVESKITKNKESNSNIAEGFITASLIFVIGSMGIIGALDSGLRNDHDVLITKGIIDGFTSIILTSTLGMGVLLSAFPVFFYQGFIAVFSGLISKYIPEEALNLFIQEMTATGGVMILAIGLNIAGLTKIRVANLLPGIVVVAVMIAILFPFQ
- the yyaC gene encoding spore protease YyaC, producing MQNTPQEPLKMTIHYEEAGAVWRLSDLFLEHIPFDHENLVFCCIGTDRSTGDALGPLTGSILSNSQFPFRIIGTLENPLHAINLALTVEELQQMTTTPFVVAIDACLGRQKSIGQIIVEQGPLFPGKAVNKELPPIGDISIKGVVNVGGFLEMLVLQNTRLHITYSMSHKIARALSLAYQRHLLKRKEYGNHDRNDHNAREQIRYSNFG
- a CDS encoding mechanosensitive ion channel family protein, producing MAVDNVDSIEIVETVQKETKDIVNITQIIWDYFSSEQFWDFVIVASIKITAILVVSYLVVFIGKRIIARFFKLRMKAPLNYSERRQKTLLKLSQSVLSYIVYFAAIIGILSSLNINVAGLLAGAGIAGLAIGFGAQNLVKDVITGFFIIFEDQFGVGDYVRINTASSAEGTVTEIGLRTTKIIGITGEVYIIPNGQITEVVNYSLNNSIAIIDMQVGIEADVEKMEKLITEYLKTLPSKYEELVDVPKFVGVQNVAGAEMTIRITAETKPQQHYGIARIIRRDVKKILEKNGIPMAYPKMMIYDSSRALSRGDENDGDKNI
- a CDS encoding DUF951 domain-containing protein; translation: METKTFKLNDIVEMKKPHPCGTNAWKIIRMGADIRIKCQGCGHSVLLPRREFTKKMKKVIQEAEE
- a CDS encoding NYN domain-containing protein is translated as MLEDDFNETLTDDHFTPDFQQKGVDIKIGLDVAWLSSKSLVDRIILITGDSDFVPAMKFARREGLQVILVKIGPKHINESLEIHSDFIRTYSNQDVLEICLYSTHIKS
- the ychF gene encoding redox-regulated ATPase YchF, coding for MSLTAGIVGLPNVGKSTLFNAITKAGALAANYPFATIDPNVGVVDVPDPRLDKLTELVKPQKKVPTSFEFTDIAGIVKGASKGEGLGNKFLSHIREVDAICQVVRCFEDENITHVAGKVDPIADIEVINLELILADLESVDKRLQRVSKIAKQKDKDAVAEEAVLLKVKEALESEKPARSVELTEDEKKIIKGLNLLTLKPMLYVANVSEEDVANADENEYVKQVRAYAEAEGSKVITVCAKIEEEIAQLDDEEKKMFLEELGIKESGLDQLIRAAYDLLGLATYFTAGEKEVRAWTFKKGMKAPECAGIIHSDFERGFIRAETVSFEDLVAAGSMQQAKEQGKVRLEGKDYVVQDGDIMLFRFNV